A window of Staphylococcus sp. 17KM0847 contains these coding sequences:
- the arcC gene encoding carbamate kinase, producing MGKKVVLALGGNAILRPKQEPTYENQYDNVKKASDNMIRIKEAGHNIIVTHGNGPQVGNIIAQNEAAKDIIAPLPIFISSAESQGFIGFMLETSLKNKLRAAQIDINVITLMTMVEVDKNDTAFNHPTKPIGVFFTEEEAKKLEEQKGYDMVEDAGRGFRRVVPSPEPQHIHGVDAINQLVDNTIIISSGGGGIPVYRDEQGDIHGVDAVIDKDRSGLKLAQQTHADVFMMLTDVSNVYINWGKENQKKLTHMTVEQAEQYIEENQFPEGSMLPKVEAAVEFAKTGKEAIICALEDAVDALAGRAGTRITL from the coding sequence ATGGGGAAAAAAGTTGTTTTAGCTTTAGGTGGTAATGCGATATTAAGACCTAAGCAAGAACCTACTTATGAAAATCAATATGATAATGTAAAAAAAGCCAGTGATAATATGATTCGTATTAAAGAAGCGGGTCATAATATTATTGTAACACATGGCAATGGACCACAAGTTGGTAATATTATTGCTCAAAATGAAGCAGCAAAGGATATTATTGCACCACTTCCTATATTTATTAGTAGTGCAGAATCACAAGGGTTCATTGGCTTTATGCTTGAAACATCACTAAAAAATAAATTACGTGCAGCACAAATTGATATTAATGTTATCACTTTAATGACTATGGTTGAAGTAGATAAAAATGACACAGCTTTCAATCATCCTACAAAGCCGATTGGTGTCTTTTTTACAGAGGAAGAAGCTAAAAAATTAGAAGAACAAAAAGGTTATGATATGGTAGAAGATGCAGGAAGAGGCTTTAGAAGAGTTGTTCCTTCGCCAGAACCCCAACATATTCATGGTGTTGATGCAATCAATCAATTGGTAGATAACACAATTATTATATCATCTGGTGGTGGAGGTATACCTGTCTATCGAGATGAACAGGGAGATATTCATGGTGTTGATGCAGTAATCGATAAAGACAGATCTGGTTTGAAACTTGCACAGCAAACACATGCAGATGTATTTATGATGCTCACTGATGTTTCCAATGTATATATCAATTGGGGAAAAGAAAATCAGAAAAAGTTAACACATATGACTGTTGAACAGGCAGAACAGTATATTGAAGAAAATCAATTTCCAGAAGGTAGCATGTTACCGAAAGTTGAAGCAGCTGTTGAGTTTGCAAAAACAGGAAAAGAAGCTATTATTTGCGCTTTAGAAGATGCAGTTGATGCATTAGCAGGTCGTGCAGGTACTAGAATAACATTATAA